From Astyanax mexicanus isolate ESR-SI-001 chromosome 13, AstMex3_surface, whole genome shotgun sequence, the proteins below share one genomic window:
- the LOC125806742 gene encoding uncharacterized protein LOC125806742: MEANVVNRGRARARGVRVRGGRWGGRGRGRPRTIISDEIRATLVDHVVNHGLTMREAGQRVQPNLSRYTVASIIRTFRNENRTERLPTRGGRGRLLSPEQETEIMNMVLENNAITLRQIQRKIIENNVIFQNIDRVSLSTLDRVLHRNKLRMKQVYRVPFERNSERVKELRYNYVQRVLELEVDAVEHQFIFIDEVGFNLTKRRRRGRNIIGQRAIVEVPGQRGGNITMCAAMTHLGPYNTAHLITFLDTLHNTLIPPDQIDGPEQLSYGRRMWRYSS, from the exons ATGGAGGCCAATGTTGTAAACAGAGGCAGAGCCAGAGCCAGaggagtgagagtaagaggaggACGATGGGGAGGACGAGGACGAGGAAGGCCAAGGACAATCATTTCTGATGAGATCCGAGCCACTTTGGTTGACCATGTGGTCAACCATGGCCTAACAATGAGGGAGGCTGGGCAAAGAGTACAGCCAAATTTGAGCAGGTACACTGTAGCATCCATCATCCGGACTTTCCGCAATGAGAATAG AACTGAAAGATTACCAACAAGAGGTGGACGGGGCCGTCTTCTGTCTCCTGAACAGGAAACAGAGATCATGAACATGGTTCTTGAAAATAACGCCATTACCTTAcggcaaatacaaagaaaaataatagaaaacaatgtgatatttcaaaatattgataGGGTAAGTTTATCAACGCTGGACCGTGTCTTGCATAGAAATAAACTGAGGATGAAGCAGGTCTACAGGGTGCCATTTGAGCGCAATTCAGAAAGAGTCAAAGAATTGCGATATAACTATGTGCAA AGAGTCCTTGAGCTGGAGGTGGATGCAGTGGAGCACCAGTTCATCTTCATTGATGAGGTTGGATTCAACCTCACAAAAAGACGAAGGAGGGGAAGGAATATAATCGGCCAGCGTGCCATTGTTGAAGTCCCTGGCCAGCGCGGAGGGAACATCACAATGTGTGCAGCGATGACCCACCTTGGCCCCTACAACACTGCCCATCTGATCACATTCCTGGACACCctacacaacacactcattccACCAGATCAGATAGACGGCCCAGAGCAGCTCAG CTATGGAAGACGCATGTGGAGATATAGCAGTTGA